From Xylocopilactobacillus apis, a single genomic window includes:
- a CDS encoding C40 family peptidase codes for MKRKKITLLFIMLFALGFSNLEQPVQAAVNQGVITINYIPGYGVELWQGYGLNKKKTGRKLADGSAWKYSAVKTAQGTSWYQVGNNLWVSSSQGATPTESEIINKGIAKINYVPGYSIAVWNSYQVTRQRTGQTLKHGTSWTFSQKALDKQGNSWYQVGKNQWISGAYVKVTNTSFPLTSAEIWDPNFAALKVVKNSPIYYDSNFYSAGIYRANVGAIVEVNSTVLNGNTIWYELSDGGWLPSTVVKSITPKRSRVILNGKTKQQAINQVILAAKAQLGKPYVWDGKGPNSFDCSGLMQYVFQQVTGQNIGSWTVPQESAGVKVGLNQLQPGDLLFWGAQGATYHVALYLGNNQYLNALRPGTNIKIDRITADFMPSFGVRIFT; via the coding sequence ATGAAAAGAAAAAAAATCACCTTATTATTTATCATGTTATTTGCTTTAGGATTTTCTAATTTAGAACAGCCAGTCCAAGCAGCAGTAAATCAGGGAGTTATTACTATTAACTATATTCCTGGCTATGGAGTCGAATTATGGCAAGGGTATGGTTTAAATAAGAAAAAAACTGGAAGAAAGTTAGCTGACGGAAGTGCTTGGAAATATTCAGCAGTTAAAACAGCTCAAGGGACAAGTTGGTATCAAGTAGGAAACAATCTCTGGGTTTCCAGCAGTCAAGGTGCGACACCAACTGAATCAGAGATTATCAATAAAGGAATCGCGAAAATAAATTATGTTCCTGGATATAGTATTGCCGTTTGGAATAGTTATCAAGTTACTCGCCAAAGAACGGGTCAAACGTTAAAACACGGAACATCATGGACTTTTTCTCAAAAAGCTCTTGATAAACAGGGAAATTCTTGGTATCAAGTCGGAAAAAACCAATGGATTTCTGGGGCTTATGTTAAGGTCACCAATACTAGTTTTCCATTAACTTCTGCGGAAATCTGGGATCCAAATTTTGCAGCATTAAAAGTGGTTAAAAATTCACCAATTTATTATGACAGTAATTTCTATTCTGCAGGTATTTATCGGGCAAATGTAGGTGCAATTGTTGAAGTGAACTCAACTGTTTTAAACGGCAACACTATTTGGTATGAACTAAGTGATGGAGGATGGCTGCCTTCTACAGTCGTTAAATCTATCACTCCAAAGCGTTCCCGAGTTATTTTAAATGGCAAAACTAAACAGCAGGCCATTAATCAAGTTATTTTAGCGGCAAAGGCGCAATTAGGCAAACCTTACGTTTGGGATGGCAAAGGACCAAATAGCTTTGATTGTTCAGGATTAATGCAATACGTATTTCAGCAGGTTACTGGACAAAATATTGGTTCTTGGACTGTACCGCAAGAATCAGCAGGAGTTAAAGTGGGACTTAATCAGCTTCAGCCGGGAGATCTTTTATTCTGGGGTGCTCAAGGTGCAACTTATCATGTTGCTTTGTATTTGGGAAATAATCAGTATCTTAACGCATTGCGTCCAGGTACCAACATTAAAATTGATCGAATAACGGCAGATTTTATGCCGTCATTCGGCGTTCGAATCTTTACTTAG
- a CDS encoding Y-family DNA polymerase, with product MYDYSNEPHHVIFVIDSKSFYASVEAVDHQKNPLADPIIVVSKGDNIGGGGLVLATSPTAKQMFGLKTNVSRIKDIPNDPRLIIYPPRMNRYIAKNIEINNIFRNFAANEDLHPYSIDESILDLTNSWNLYGKTVDEVARKIQQEVKKKTGIYTTIGIGDNPTQAKIALDIYAKKNPSFLGEIHYETVETYLWPLNNLSDIWSIGKKTAQKLNNLGIYSLKDLAHFDPYILQDKFGVIGSQLYALSWGIDRSVLGHYQEPKSKSIGNSQVLPYDYTQIKELRIVFRELADQVASRLRKQGYLAGCISVSFNDSTRSNNSRSKQKQIEPTNNSSIIADEVEKLFKSAWSGEQVRYVAVYSTDLTRSSKTQTNLFLSDVEKNKNDYLDNTIDQIRQKFGFTKLVRSTSLKTGGTAIKRAGLVGGHAGGNAYE from the coding sequence ATGTATGACTATTCAAATGAACCGCATCATGTAATTTTTGTCATTGATTCCAAATCTTTTTATGCCAGCGTTGAAGCAGTGGATCATCAAAAGAATCCTCTAGCTGATCCCATCATTGTTGTTTCAAAAGGAGATAATATTGGCGGAGGAGGACTAGTTCTTGCAACAAGCCCCACAGCTAAACAGATGTTTGGATTGAAAACAAACGTTTCTCGGATTAAAGATATTCCCAATGATCCACGTTTAATAATTTATCCCCCTCGCATGAATCGCTATATTGCCAAAAATATTGAAATTAATAATATTTTTCGAAATTTTGCAGCAAATGAAGATCTTCATCCCTACTCAATAGATGAGTCTATTTTAGATCTGACAAATTCTTGGAATCTCTATGGCAAAACTGTTGATGAGGTCGCCCGCAAAATTCAACAAGAAGTTAAGAAAAAAACCGGAATTTATACAACAATTGGAATTGGTGATAATCCAACCCAAGCTAAAATTGCTCTCGATATATATGCCAAAAAGAATCCCTCTTTTCTAGGAGAAATTCATTATGAAACGGTTGAAACTTATCTCTGGCCGCTTAATAATTTATCTGATATTTGGAGCATCGGCAAAAAAACAGCACAAAAATTAAATAATTTAGGAATCTATTCTTTAAAAGATCTGGCTCACTTTGATCCTTATATTCTGCAAGATAAATTTGGTGTGATTGGTTCTCAGCTTTACGCATTATCTTGGGGAATTGACCGCTCAGTTTTGGGACATTACCAAGAACCTAAATCTAAAAGTATCGGTAATTCACAAGTTTTACCGTATGATTACACTCAAATTAAAGAACTTAGGATTGTTTTTCGAGAACTAGCAGATCAAGTGGCATCTCGTCTTCGCAAACAGGGTTATTTGGCCGGATGTATTAGCGTATCATTTAATGATTCAACCCGCAGTAATAACAGTAGATCTAAGCAAAAACAAATCGAACCTACAAATAATTCGTCAATAATCGCTGATGAAGTTGAAAAACTTTTTAAAAGTGCTTGGAGCGGTGAACAAGTTCGATATGTCGCTGTTTATTCGACTGATTTAACACGTTCAAGTAAAACGCAGACTAATTTATTTCTATCAGATGTTGAAAAAAATAAGAACGATTATTTAGATAATACGATCGATCAAATTAGACAAAAGTTCGGATTTACTAAACTAGTAAGAAGTACCTCTCTAAAAACCGGCGGGACTGCAATTAAAAGAGCCGGACTTGTTGGTGGACATGCTGGAGGAAACGCATATGAATAA
- a CDS encoding DNA polymerase III subunit alpha — MNKYPNYSSKKRDQFLHDFKDRGMMRWFGFYLSDHSLAIRKQKKQEHQILAQKHHLQMSFSEIAETISLALVHQSQVIIEKNDTEIKNGEMIDSAQIKGFIQGYSDDGLVVDEQEIPYQEIKYLTLYQGTKS; from the coding sequence ATGAATAAATATCCTAATTATAGTTCTAAAAAACGCGATCAGTTTCTCCATGACTTTAAAGACCGGGGAATGATGCGGTGGTTTGGTTTTTATTTATCAGATCATAGCTTAGCAATTAGAAAACAAAAAAAGCAAGAACATCAAATTCTTGCCCAAAAGCACCATCTTCAAATGAGCTTTTCTGAAATAGCTGAAACTATTTCTCTTGCGTTAGTTCATCAGAGTCAGGTGATAATTGAAAAAAATGATACTGAAATTAAAAATGGTGAGATGATTGATTCTGCTCAAATTAAAGGATTTATTCAAGGATACTCAGATGATGGATTAGTAGTTGACGAGCAAGAAATTCCCTATCAAGAAATTAAATATTTAACTCTATATCAGGGAACAAAATCCTAA
- a CDS encoding DUF3862 domain-containing protein gives MNPKKDQKNKIIMAVAAVIVALVVIFGIVKLTGKNNNKSQSSNSTNKVVKKSTSNSNKSSNSKVKSSITKGKFLKKEPTKSQFNKIKVADTSEKNSKGSTLSEAEKLLGKPTNLTTNTIKGTTSSYANWTYIRKQTSDSISLSISFTNQRAVSKAIVGFKVDRPKKISLSDFNNIKNGTTYDEVIKEFGEPNGLTESISSKKTFKTAIFSSNLNTNPSDSKTANVTFVFTANKLTAKNQTGLK, from the coding sequence ATGAATCCAAAAAAGGATCAGAAAAATAAGATTATTATGGCAGTTGCCGCAGTAATTGTTGCTTTAGTTGTGATATTTGGCATTGTTAAACTAACTGGTAAAAACAATAATAAGAGTCAGTCTAGTAATAGCACTAATAAAGTAGTCAAAAAATCAACCAGCAATTCTAATAAATCATCAAACTCCAAGGTGAAATCAAGTATTACAAAAGGGAAATTTTTAAAGAAAGAACCTACTAAATCACAATTTAATAAAATAAAAGTAGCTGATACCAGCGAGAAAAACAGTAAAGGATCGACTTTAAGCGAAGCTGAAAAATTATTAGGGAAACCAACTAATTTAACAACCAATACTATCAAAGGGACAACTTCATCTTATGCAAATTGGACTTATATTCGAAAACAAACATCGGATAGTATTAGCTTAAGTATTTCTTTTACTAATCAGCGGGCAGTTTCAAAGGCAATTGTTGGTTTTAAAGTAGATCGTCCGAAAAAAATTAGCCTATCCGATTTTAATAACATCAAAAATGGAACGACTTATGATGAAGTTATCAAAGAGTTCGGCGAACCTAATGGTCTAACCGAAAGCATTTCCAGTAAAAAGACATTTAAAACTGCAATTTTTTCTTCGAATTTAAATACTAATCCATCAGATTCTAAGACAGCTAACGTAACTTTTGTATTTACCGCAAACAAATTGACAGCTAAAAATCAAACTGGTTTAAAGTAG
- the thiD gene encoding bifunctional hydroxymethylpyrimidine kinase/phosphomethylpyrimidine kinase: MENDFPQALTIAGSDSDGSAGMEADLHSFFKRKVYGLVVLTAAVAGNSYGVFNRCNLPEDFIQAEFKNLAADFKIRAAKTGMLADAPLISLVAKEYQKYDLGPLVVDPVIVSKHGAILMDDPGIDMLRSKLLPLATILTPNFKEAERLTEMDIKDDSMIIKAASKLRSWGAKNIMLKGSHAFDSQQKVVRDYVLLEDGSSFWIENSYIDTKRINGTGDTLSAIITAELAKGENIRQAIMTANENTHRALADSILVGHKYGPINHWKIKEN, encoded by the coding sequence ATGGAAAATGATTTTCCGCAGGCTTTGACAATTGCTGGATCCGATTCAGATGGCTCGGCGGGAATGGAAGCAGATCTCCATTCTTTCTTTAAGCGCAAAGTTTATGGATTAGTTGTTTTAACTGCAGCCGTAGCAGGTAATTCTTATGGAGTTTTTAATCGCTGTAATCTGCCGGAAGATTTTATTCAGGCGGAATTTAAAAACTTAGCAGCTGATTTTAAGATTAGAGCTGCAAAGACTGGAATGCTTGCCGATGCGCCTTTAATTTCACTGGTTGCTAAAGAATACCAAAAGTATGATTTGGGCCCGTTGGTTGTTGATCCAGTTATTGTTTCAAAACACGGGGCCATTTTAATGGACGACCCTGGGATTGATATGTTAAGGTCGAAGCTGCTCCCTTTAGCAACAATTTTAACCCCTAATTTCAAAGAGGCCGAAAGGTTGACTGAAATGGATATCAAAGATGATTCTATGATTATTAAGGCAGCTTCTAAGCTTCGTTCTTGGGGTGCAAAAAATATTATGCTTAAGGGATCTCATGCTTTTGATAGTCAGCAAAAGGTTGTTCGTGATTATGTCTTGTTAGAAGACGGTAGTTCTTTTTGGATTGAAAATAGCTATATCGATACAAAAAGAATTAATGGGACAGGTGATACACTGTCTGCAATAATTACGGCAGAACTTGCTAAAGGCGAAAATATTCGTCAGGCAATAATGACAGCTAACGAAAATACTCATCGAGCATTAGCTGATTCTATTTTAGTGGGTCATAAATATGGTCCAATTAATCACTGGAAAATAAAGGAGAATTAA
- a CDS encoding DegV family protein: MKIGLVTDSSSTLFPEEIKKYNIEVVSIPVEIGGKTYHEGEDISTAEFYDKLKTSKKLPKTSQPSIAETIDRYRKLADEGCDAIISIHITSTISGFVSNLKSELKSFKGPKVYVFDSWITVRLMGHLVLYAAKQIEKDGDQSDPEQIIDNLKKIRASIGEYFIVNDLQNLVKGGRLSNAGAFIGNVLKIKPLLTFDDDSHKIVAFEKVRSIKRANARIEELFQRDVSKLDYPIKVLVIQGNDEEEAERWMQNLKEKYPDFSYEISYFGPVVGTHLGDKSIGVTWLMDYDKVLLSGD; encoded by the coding sequence ATGAAAATCGGCTTAGTGACAGATAGCAGCTCAACTTTATTTCCTGAAGAAATAAAAAAATATAATATTGAAGTAGTGTCAATTCCAGTTGAAATTGGTGGGAAGACTTATCACGAAGGCGAAGATATCTCAACGGCTGAATTTTATGACAAGTTAAAAACAAGTAAAAAATTGCCTAAAACTTCGCAGCCAAGTATTGCGGAAACCATAGATCGATATCGGAAATTAGCAGATGAGGGTTGCGATGCAATCATCAGTATCCATATTACATCAACAATTTCTGGTTTTGTCTCCAATTTGAAATCAGAATTGAAAAGTTTTAAAGGACCGAAAGTATACGTTTTTGATTCTTGGATTACCGTTCGTTTAATGGGACATTTAGTTCTTTATGCCGCTAAACAAATCGAAAAAGATGGCGATCAATCCGATCCTGAACAGATAATTGATAATTTAAAGAAAATAAGAGCTTCTATCGGTGAATATTTTATTGTCAATGATCTTCAAAACTTAGTTAAAGGCGGGCGTTTATCGAATGCCGGAGCTTTTATTGGTAATGTGCTTAAGATTAAACCTCTGCTTACTTTTGATGACGACAGCCACAAGATCGTAGCTTTTGAAAAGGTTCGTTCAATTAAAAGAGCTAATGCAAGGATTGAAGAGCTGTTTCAGCGTGATGTTTCTAAACTGGATTATCCAATTAAGGTATTGGTAATTCAAGGTAACGATGAGGAAGAAGCTGAGCGGTGGATGCAAAATTTAAAAGAAAAATATCCTGACTTTTCATATGAAATTAGTTATTTTGGCCCAGTAGTTGGAACCCATTTAGGTGATAAATCAATCGGGGTAACATGGCTTATGGATTATGATAAAGTTTTGTTAAGTGGAGATTAA
- a CDS encoding Rqc2 family fibronectin-binding protein produces the protein MSFDGTFIHSLIKELKPSIAGGRITKIQMPSSFEIILTIRQQRKNRNLEISIHPEFQQINLTNQSFLAPTRPYPFTMILRKYLQGAQIKELEQIGNDRIVLIHLTNINDLGDKMDFSLVAEMMGRRANVLLVDEKSEKIIDLLKRGNIDTDQKRVLVPDFPYELPELQQKLNPFDYLTKSNDLTFPRPTEKEISEFLAYFQGLGKDTKKELAFRMLNKDPIKAWQEFFEQLDHPNPTIYYDDHKQPVNFTIFPYESIDLTTKSFASFSELLDSYFSEKSAFARNKQAAQSMLTHVDGLLKKDQRKLLNLKKDLKKAQNSDNYRIKGDLITIHLNEIKQGLNEITVENNYEPDSKITISLDPELSPQKNAQKYYKKYRKLQNSLKHIDQQVKSTEEEINYLETILTQIDLADYNTLDEIKNELIKEKYLKVQNSAGKHHRSVKSKPLEYISSDRTKILVGRNNMQNERLTLHDSQKTDYWLHTKNIPGSHVIIKDPNPSEQTIYEGAMIAAYYSKSRHSAQVPVDYVPIKNIKKPNGSKPGFVIFTGQKTISVTPEESLIDKLKA, from the coding sequence ATGAGTTTTGACGGAACCTTTATTCACAGTTTAATTAAAGAACTTAAACCTTCAATAGCAGGTGGCAGAATTACTAAAATTCAAATGCCATCATCTTTTGAAATTATTCTAACAATTCGCCAGCAGCGAAAAAATCGTAACCTTGAAATCTCAATCCATCCAGAATTTCAACAAATAAATCTTACTAACCAGTCGTTCCTTGCCCCTACGCGTCCTTATCCTTTTACAATGATTCTCAGAAAATATTTACAAGGAGCACAAATTAAAGAATTAGAACAAATTGGTAATGACCGCATTGTACTAATTCATTTGACTAATATCAATGATTTAGGCGATAAAATGGATTTTTCCTTAGTTGCTGAAATGATGGGAAGAAGAGCTAATGTCCTGCTTGTCGACGAAAAAAGCGAAAAAATCATCGATCTTTTAAAAAGAGGAAATATTGATACTGACCAAAAAAGAGTTTTGGTTCCCGATTTTCCTTATGAACTACCCGAATTACAGCAAAAATTAAACCCTTTTGATTATTTAACAAAAAGTAATGATTTAACTTTTCCGCGTCCAACAGAAAAAGAAATCAGTGAATTTTTAGCATATTTTCAAGGGCTGGGAAAAGATACCAAAAAAGAATTAGCTTTTAGAATGTTAAATAAAGATCCAATTAAGGCCTGGCAGGAATTTTTCGAACAGCTTGATCACCCTAACCCGACTATTTATTATGACGATCATAAACAGCCAGTAAATTTTACGATTTTTCCTTATGAGTCAATTGATCTTACAACCAAATCATTCGCTTCATTTTCTGAATTACTGGATTCATATTTTTCAGAAAAATCAGCTTTTGCGAGAAACAAACAGGCAGCTCAGTCAATGCTGACGCATGTTGACGGGCTGTTAAAAAAAGATCAGCGTAAACTTTTGAATTTAAAGAAAGATCTAAAAAAGGCCCAAAATTCAGATAATTACCGAATTAAGGGTGATTTAATTACCATTCATCTTAACGAGATTAAACAAGGATTAAATGAAATTACAGTTGAAAATAACTACGAACCAGATAGTAAAATCACAATCTCTTTAGATCCCGAACTAAGCCCACAGAAAAATGCTCAAAAATACTACAAAAAATACCGCAAATTGCAAAATTCGCTCAAACATATTGACCAGCAAGTTAAAAGTACCGAAGAGGAAATCAACTACTTAGAAACAATTCTGACGCAAATTGATTTAGCAGACTACAATACTCTTGATGAGATTAAAAATGAGCTAATAAAAGAAAAGTATCTGAAAGTCCAAAATTCTGCTGGAAAACATCACAGATCCGTTAAAAGCAAACCATTAGAATACATTTCTAGTGACAGGACTAAGATTTTAGTCGGGCGTAATAACATGCAAAATGAAAGGTTAACCCTCCACGACTCTCAAAAAACAGATTATTGGCTTCACACTAAAAACATTCCCGGATCACACGTCATTATTAAAGATCCAAATCCTAGCGAACAGACCATTTATGAGGGAGCAATGATTGCTGCTTATTATTCAAAATCCCGCCACTCTGCCCAAGTACCAGTCGATTATGTTCCGATTAAAAATATTAAAAAGCCTAATGGCAGTAAACCAGGGTTTGTTATCTTTACAGGTCAAAAAACAATCTCTGTTACCCCTGAAGAAAGTCTAATTGATAAACTAAAGGCCTGA